The following coding sequences are from one Leptolyngbya sp. NIES-3755 window:
- a CDS encoding dithiobiotin synthetase (similar to AA sequence:cyanobase_aa:LBDG_41660), whose translation MIDNALLITGTDTDAGKTVLTTALIAYWQKYCHARSLGVMKPLQTGMGDRELYRQIFDLDQTPEELNPLHFEAPLAPPIAADLEGKRVQMEPVWKAFEALRSKRDFVIVEALGGLGSPVTHETTVADWAWDWHLPAVLVVPVKLGAIGQAVANVALARQSKVHLRGIVLNCIRSSTDEEIENWASVRLIERITGVPVLGLIPYLSNPTDVEKLAQVAANLELEKMIPTML comes from the coding sequence ATGATCGACAATGCACTTTTAATTACCGGAACCGATACTGATGCAGGTAAGACAGTATTGACGACTGCATTGATCGCGTATTGGCAAAAGTATTGTCATGCCCGTTCTCTCGGTGTGATGAAACCGTTGCAGACTGGAATGGGCGATCGAGAACTGTATCGTCAAATCTTCGATCTCGATCAAACGCCAGAGGAGTTAAATCCACTACATTTTGAAGCGCCATTGGCTCCTCCGATCGCGGCTGATCTTGAAGGTAAGCGCGTTCAGATGGAACCTGTTTGGAAGGCATTTGAAGCGTTGCGAAGTAAACGAGATTTTGTCATCGTTGAAGCGCTGGGTGGGCTGGGTTCGCCTGTGACTCATGAAACGACCGTGGCGGATTGGGCGTGGGATTGGCATTTACCAGCGGTGTTAGTTGTGCCTGTAAAGTTGGGTGCGATCGGGCAAGCGGTGGCGAATGTGGCACTGGCGCGACAATCGAAAGTTCATCTGCGTGGAATTGTGCTGAACTGTATTCGATCGAGTACCGATGAAGAAATCGAGAACTGGGCATCGGTTCGCTTGATTGAGAGAATCACTGGAGTTCCGGTACTTGGATTGATTCCCTACCTCAGCAATCCAACTGATGTCGAAAAACTGGCTCAAGTTGCTGCAAATTTGGAGTTAGAGAAGATGATTCCTACTATGCTTTAG
- a CDS encoding putative PemK-like protein (similar to AA sequence:cyanobase_aa:cce_2860) — protein MAEQDIIYPQRGEIYLVNFDPSLGSEIKKTRPALVLQNDTANRYSPITIVAAITSHFDSTLYPTEVLIQSPEGGLQRDSVALLNQIRSIDKQRLSRRLGKLSAATMQQVDRAIQISLGVGL, from the coding sequence ATGGCAGAACAAGACATAATTTATCCACAACGAGGCGAAATCTACTTGGTCAACTTCGATCCAAGCTTAGGCTCAGAAATCAAAAAGACTCGTCCTGCCTTGGTTTTGCAAAATGACACTGCAAATCGTTATAGTCCGATCACGATCGTTGCAGCGATCACCTCTCACTTTGATTCAACTCTTTACCCTACAGAAGTGCTGATTCAATCGCCAGAGGGAGGGTTGCAGAGAGATTCGGTTGCTCTGCTCAATCAAATTCGCTCGATCGACAAACAAAGACTCAGTAGACGATTAGGCAAACTAAGTGCAGCAACAATGCAACAAGTCGATCGAGCAATCCAAATCAGTTTAGGTGTTGGACTCTAA
- a CDS encoding unknown protein (similar to AA sequence:cyanobase_aa:MAE53180) yields MNKQLNITLSQETLDLINQLNQQGDPSEFIREAVQHYIHEKMKANLRTQLQEGAIRRAERDLKLAEEWFDLEEEAWQNKT; encoded by the coding sequence ATGAACAAGCAACTTAATATCACGCTTTCTCAGGAAACACTCGATTTGATTAATCAATTGAATCAGCAGGGCGATCCAAGCGAATTCATTCGTGAAGCTGTACAGCACTACATTCATGAGAAGATGAAAGCAAATCTTAGAACACAACTGCAAGAAGGAGCCATTCGACGGGCAGAACGAGATTTGAAGCTTGCAGAAGAGTGGTTTGACCTTGAAGAAGAAGCATGGCAGAACAAGACATAA
- a CDS encoding hypothetical protein (hypothetical protein N9414_02416;~similar to AA sequence:cyanobase_aa:LBDG_31890), which yields MEELIRSNNQSQLELLALQNPTFGIDASNVHDRIQARLALFHESDDAIAKCCAELSFSPRIETIWNLWLPLAMQIADWRKSIDLCLIQGFLGGQGTGKTTLTQVLIIILKQLGYRAISWSIDDLYLSYVDRIALRNRDPRLIRRGPPGTHDVQLGIEVLTQFRQGNFPIALPRFDKSLHNGEGDRTIPEAIDQADIVLFEGWFVGARPIVSQFDLAPIITQHDRQFAQDMNEQLRNYQPLWKLLDRLIVLYVPNYQLSKQWRKDAEHRMIAQGKSGMSDAEIDQFVEYFWKALHPELFVPPILETADLVLEIGQSHTVTRIS from the coding sequence ATGGAAGAACTGATTCGATCGAACAATCAATCTCAGTTAGAATTGCTTGCACTTCAAAATCCGACCTTTGGAATTGATGCCAGCAATGTTCACGATCGGATTCAAGCCCGTTTAGCATTGTTCCACGAAAGTGATGATGCGATCGCAAAGTGTTGTGCTGAACTCAGTTTCTCTCCTCGAATTGAAACGATTTGGAATCTCTGGCTTCCGTTAGCCATGCAGATTGCAGATTGGAGAAAATCGATTGATCTTTGTTTAATTCAAGGCTTTTTGGGTGGTCAGGGAACGGGAAAAACGACTTTAACGCAAGTATTAATCATCATTCTGAAGCAGCTTGGATATCGTGCAATTAGCTGGTCGATCGATGATCTGTATCTGTCATATGTCGATCGGATTGCGTTGAGAAATCGTGATCCACGTTTGATTCGTCGAGGTCCCCCTGGAACACACGATGTACAGTTAGGAATTGAAGTTCTGACACAATTTCGACAGGGAAACTTTCCGATCGCATTACCTCGATTTGATAAGTCTTTGCACAATGGAGAAGGCGATCGAACAATTCCTGAAGCGATCGATCAAGCTGACATTGTTCTATTTGAGGGCTGGTTTGTCGGAGCACGTCCAATCGTTTCTCAGTTTGACCTTGCGCCGATTATTACTCAGCACGATCGACAATTTGCACAAGATATGAATGAACAGTTACGGAACTATCAGCCATTGTGGAAATTGCTCGATCGATTGATCGTTCTCTATGTTCCAAACTATCAATTGAGCAAACAATGGCGCAAAGATGCAGAACATCGAATGATTGCTCAAGGTAAATCAGGAATGAGCGATGCAGAGATTGATCAGTTTGTCGAATACTTCTGGAAAGCACTGCACCCAGAATTGTTTGTCCCGCCCATTTTAGAAACTGCGGATTTAGTCCTTGAGATTGGGCAAAGTCACACAGTTACTCGAATCAGTTAA
- a CDS encoding NADP-dependent oxidoreductase domain protein (similar to AA sequence:cyanobase_aa:LBDG_37490) — protein sequence METQDKVMSVSHLRELGITREMVFPIGLGGMPMSLRDRPSEDQSIATIHKALELGVTLIDTADAYCRDESDKHHNEKLIYKAIQQYSGDKSQVMIATKGGLMRPNGAWTQNGNPDHLRQTIRESFEALGGDKPIDLWQYHSPDPNYSIEDALTPAKEAQNQGLVRYVGVSNFSLDQLKRARDVVEIVSVQNQYNPWHRNPEYDGVLEYCESEGITFLPWSPLGGSGRVSQLKQFSGISDLAAEKELSIYSLILAWMLSKSPCIVPIPGASKPESIADSVKAAQVRLEPMEIAIVEDAIANV from the coding sequence ATGGAAACTCAGGACAAAGTAATGTCAGTGTCCCATTTAAGAGAACTTGGAATTACACGCGAGATGGTCTTTCCGATCGGGCTAGGTGGAATGCCAATGTCGCTCCGCGATCGTCCATCGGAGGATCAATCGATCGCAACTATTCATAAAGCATTAGAACTCGGTGTCACTTTGATTGATACTGCCGATGCTTACTGCCGCGATGAATCAGATAAGCACCATAATGAAAAATTGATTTATAAAGCGATTCAACAATATTCTGGTGATAAAAGCCAAGTTATGATCGCAACGAAAGGTGGATTAATGCGTCCGAATGGAGCTTGGACACAGAATGGCAATCCCGATCATCTGCGCCAAACCATTCGCGAAAGTTTTGAAGCATTAGGGGGAGATAAACCGATCGACCTTTGGCAGTATCACTCGCCTGATCCGAATTACTCGATCGAAGATGCGCTGACCCCTGCGAAAGAAGCTCAGAACCAAGGCTTAGTTCGCTATGTTGGGGTCTCTAACTTCAGTCTGGATCAACTCAAACGGGCACGTGATGTGGTTGAGATTGTTTCGGTGCAGAACCAGTACAATCCTTGGCATCGCAATCCTGAGTATGATGGTGTACTCGAATACTGCGAATCAGAGGGCATCACCTTTTTGCCTTGGAGTCCTTTGGGTGGTTCTGGTCGTGTTAGCCAATTGAAACAATTTAGTGGAATTTCAGATTTAGCGGCTGAAAAAGAACTATCAATCTACAGCTTGATTCTGGCGTGGATGCTGTCGAAATCGCCCTGTATTGTGCCGATTCCGGGTGCAAGTAAACCAGAGAGCATTGCGGATTCGGTGAAGGCAGCACAGGTTCGATTAGAGCCGATGGAGATTGCGATCGTTGAAGATGCGATCGCGAATGTCTAA
- a CDS encoding hypothetical protein (hypothetical protein Npun_F2360;~similar to AA sequence:cyanobase_aa:LBDG_37460) has protein sequence MYTFDIVGVSPILSFFNQQQNILEKNPYSGVEYVSTFECTLDALIHSVETVSPQHQWHLDEVVGTVVSFWMKNSDLVHHWKDRLQDAGKDSLLVSRVANIHALKNEFELLL, from the coding sequence ATGTATACCTTTGATATTGTTGGAGTCTCTCCAATCTTGTCTTTCTTCAATCAACAACAAAACATTCTTGAGAAAAATCCATACAGCGGAGTCGAATACGTCTCAACTTTTGAATGTACGCTAGATGCGCTGATTCATTCAGTCGAAACGGTTAGCCCTCAACACCAGTGGCATCTCGATGAAGTAGTCGGAACCGTGGTGAGCTTTTGGATGAAGAATTCCGACCTTGTTCATCATTGGAAAGATCGCCTTCAGGATGCGGGCAAAGACAGCCTACTCGTCAGTCGGGTTGCAAATATTCACGCCTTAAAAAACGAATTTGAACTGCTACTTTAG
- a CDS encoding carbohydrate kinase FGGY (similar to AA sequence:cyanobase_aa:LBDG_37450), with protein sequence MTLFLGIDFGTSGARAIVINPRSDLVAQAAIEMSQHWDQMLWKLLEALSIEVRSQLTRIAINGTSSTVLLCDRSGVPIIEPLMYNDSRGATVLDQIRSIAPEQHTVMSSTSSLAKLLWWQSNCPNFDQAQYFLHQADWLAFQLHGQLGISDYHNSLKLGYDVERLEYPDWLPLRELLPIVVEPGSSIARIQNSIAQRFHIPSTCEICAGTTDSIAAFIASQANDSGEAVTSLGSTLVLKLLSDVRVDRADFGIYSHRFGNRWLVGGASNTGGAVLKHFFTSNELRELSDRISSNESPLDYYPLLQSGDRFPINDPTLAPRLEPRPSDRVEFLHGLLESMARIEAQGYRLLESFGATPLKQVLTAGGGAKNKAWTTIRQRHLKVPVRSAVQTEAAYGTALLARRGLL encoded by the coding sequence ATGACTCTATTTTTAGGTATTGATTTTGGTACTTCGGGTGCACGAGCGATCGTCATCAATCCTCGGAGCGATCTTGTTGCTCAAGCAGCGATTGAAATGTCTCAGCATTGGGATCAGATGCTATGGAAATTACTCGAAGCTTTGTCGATCGAAGTGCGATCGCAGTTAACCAGAATCGCAATTAATGGGACTTCTTCAACGGTTTTATTGTGCGATCGCTCTGGTGTTCCAATCATTGAACCCTTAATGTACAACGATTCACGAGGCGCAACTGTATTAGACCAAATTAGATCGATCGCGCCAGAACAACATACCGTCATGAGTTCAACCTCAAGTCTTGCAAAGCTACTTTGGTGGCAATCTAACTGTCCGAACTTTGATCAAGCCCAATACTTTCTCCATCAAGCCGATTGGTTAGCCTTTCAACTGCACGGACAGCTTGGAATCAGTGACTATCACAATAGTTTAAAGCTCGGTTATGACGTGGAACGATTAGAGTATCCTGACTGGCTGCCACTTCGAGAATTATTACCGATCGTTGTAGAACCGGGAAGCTCGATCGCACGAATTCAAAACTCGATCGCTCAACGATTCCACATTCCATCTACTTGTGAAATTTGTGCTGGGACAACTGATAGCATTGCTGCTTTTATTGCAAGTCAAGCCAATGATAGCGGAGAAGCTGTCACGTCACTTGGGTCAACATTAGTCCTAAAGCTATTAAGTGATGTCCGCGTCGATCGAGCAGATTTTGGAATCTATAGTCATCGCTTCGGAAATCGTTGGCTTGTGGGCGGTGCATCGAATACAGGGGGTGCAGTGTTAAAGCACTTCTTTACCTCGAATGAACTACGAGAATTGAGCGATCGTATTTCATCGAATGAAAGTCCACTCGATTACTATCCATTGTTGCAATCCGGCGATCGCTTTCCAATCAATGATCCAACGCTTGCACCTCGATTAGAACCAAGACCAAGCGATCGAGTTGAATTTCTCCACGGTTTACTAGAAAGCATGGCAAGAATTGAAGCTCAAGGCTATCGTCTGCTCGAATCCTTTGGAGCAACACCATTGAAGCAAGTTTTAACCGCAGGAGGAGGAGCCAAGAATAAGGCTTGGACGACTATACGACAACGACATCTAAAAGTCCCTGTTCGTTCTGCTGTTCAAACTGAAGCGGCTTATGGAACTGCTTTACTAGCAAGGAGAGGATTACTCTAA
- a CDS encoding hypothetical protein (similar to AA sequence:cyanobase_aa:cce_0808) — MTPEEIQRTIEQMLAVQRELQETQLRQQNQIENQIMPTIGQLLETQRELQNSQIQQRDEIDRMIRLVDRLIRYSITNESDHLSLEERMTALERRVRRLEPEN, encoded by the coding sequence ATGACACCGGAAGAAATTCAAAGAACGATCGAGCAAATGTTAGCTGTGCAGCGAGAGTTACAGGAAACTCAATTGCGACAACAAAACCAGATTGAGAACCAGATCATGCCCACGATTGGTCAACTTCTGGAGACGCAGCGGGAACTACAGAATAGTCAAATCCAACAGCGTGATGAAATCGATCGCATGATTCGATTGGTCGATCGATTAATTAGATATTCGATCACAAATGAGTCAGATCATCTCTCTTTAGAAGAACGCATGACCGCACTAGAACGACGGGTAAGACGATTAGAACCAGAGAACTAA
- a CDS encoding exopolysaccharide synthesis ExoD (similar to AA sequence:cyanobase_aa:Cyan7425_2728), with amino-acid sequence MTAADINLQANGSPVRAIPLQRDLGSTIEQIHYQIVHQTAGRYRFRIPRLRSDKDYAHQLQSVLKQLDFVQDVRINDRIGSIVVTYAPSLPTSTIESRLFSAIEMNSGSAIVQPSEQPLERISQLLQRFLEQHPSDEIRLRDLLNELGDRAFGPTLIICALPEALPLPLAGISALVAMPLILVSGQMVLGFQQPWLPEQVLDHPFKREHCERIIAAAIPFLEKLEHFVEPRWSFLTTPEAERGIGLMVLLLSIIIALPIPFGNMLPAIVIVFICLGLIEKDGMIIAISALVTGITPALLLLLV; translated from the coding sequence ATGACTGCCGCCGATATCAATCTACAAGCAAACGGTTCCCCAGTTCGTGCCATTCCTCTCCAGCGCGATTTAGGCAGCACGATCGAACAAATTCACTATCAAATTGTGCATCAAACCGCAGGACGGTATCGCTTCCGTATTCCTCGTCTTCGCTCAGATAAAGACTATGCTCATCAGCTTCAGTCTGTTCTAAAACAGCTTGATTTTGTCCAGGACGTTCGGATTAACGATCGTATTGGCTCGATCGTCGTTACTTATGCGCCCTCGTTGCCAACTTCTACGATCGAGTCTCGTCTGTTTTCAGCGATCGAGATGAATTCAGGATCTGCGATCGTTCAACCTTCAGAACAGCCTCTAGAGCGAATTTCTCAACTATTACAGCGATTTCTAGAGCAGCATCCCAGCGATGAGATTCGATTGCGCGACCTATTGAATGAACTGGGCGATCGAGCATTTGGTCCAACGCTAATCATTTGTGCACTACCTGAAGCTTTACCGCTTCCACTCGCTGGCATTTCTGCTTTGGTTGCGATGCCTTTGATCCTTGTCTCTGGTCAGATGGTGCTTGGATTCCAACAACCCTGGCTGCCAGAGCAAGTCCTCGATCATCCATTCAAACGCGAACATTGTGAGCGGATTATTGCTGCGGCGATTCCGTTTCTTGAAAAGTTAGAGCACTTTGTTGAGCCGCGCTGGTCGTTCTTGACCACACCCGAAGCGGAACGGGGAATCGGGTTGATGGTGTTGCTCCTGAGTATTATCATTGCGTTGCCGATTCCATTTGGAAATATGCTGCCTGCGATCGTGATTGTTTTCATCTGTCTCGGCTTGATTGAAAAAGATGGGATGATAATTGCGATCAGTGCACTGGTTACAGGTATCACGCCTGCACTATTGTTGCTGCTGGTATAG
- a CDS encoding diacylglycerol kinase, catalytic region (similar to AA sequence:cyanobase_aa:PCC7424_0227) yields MISTLLPQPRTRLKRIKAFQNAYLIFNPVAGGANVDRELKTIESLLKPHLNLTVWLTTPERDAADLAKQAVAEGADLIIAAGGDGTVSAAASAVIHTEVTLAVIPRGTANAFVNGLGLPNTLEEACIAILQGATRTIGTVKCNDQLMLLLAGIGFEAETVQAADRDLKNQFGMLAYILAGLKQLQRPQQFEARLETEQQTITVPAIALTVASIAPPTSILAQGSGELRPDDELFDITIVSPTSALEVLTSAIDLFTNGLVQSPSENEHIGYLRASKVTVTTNPPQQIALDGEVFGTTPATFEMMPQSLTVVMDYRKFMAEQQKLVDLPGVEIVSKQEHPDLVLHHFIPVNLLDVLGEQLLEVSQATVTLWHKVTTAIAHTSHALIEFIAQTFYRLLWGVDRVLEAMFNSVEKLLTGQSTNRSSPSTTYGIRIAHKTSGRIRVKVSRLSKNPAVCDRIHLNLHQLVGVQSVTINPVADSIVIYFDPKLPLADIEQDILTAIADSSDLTIVEPITKEPQASNPVAQIIDQASQQIKHLSDQAMNQINQVLEKPVPLAADSAAGVAGAAAGFAIGEVVGGSIGAFFGPGGVIAGAEAGAWLGQVVGGQGTRQISHQLLKPDESEPGEEPA; encoded by the coding sequence ATGATTTCGACGCTGCTCCCTCAACCCCGAACTCGCCTCAAACGAATTAAAGCCTTTCAAAATGCCTATCTTATTTTTAATCCGGTAGCGGGTGGGGCGAACGTCGATCGAGAACTTAAAACGATTGAATCTTTGCTCAAACCGCATCTCAATCTCACAGTTTGGCTCACAACTCCAGAGCGAGACGCGGCAGATTTAGCAAAACAAGCTGTTGCGGAGGGTGCAGATTTAATCATTGCAGCGGGGGGAGACGGGACAGTATCAGCGGCTGCCAGTGCAGTAATTCATACAGAAGTCACTTTAGCAGTGATTCCACGTGGAACAGCGAACGCATTTGTGAATGGGCTAGGTTTACCAAATACGTTAGAAGAAGCGTGTATTGCCATTCTCCAAGGAGCAACGCGCACGATCGGAACGGTCAAATGTAACGATCAATTGATGCTGTTATTAGCTGGAATTGGGTTTGAAGCAGAAACCGTACAAGCTGCTGATCGAGATCTAAAGAACCAATTCGGAATGCTGGCTTATATTCTTGCTGGATTGAAACAACTGCAACGCCCACAGCAATTTGAAGCTCGGCTAGAGACAGAACAACAAACGATCACTGTTCCAGCGATCGCACTAACGGTCGCGAGTATTGCTCCGCCGACTTCGATCTTGGCACAGGGCAGTGGAGAACTTCGCCCGGATGATGAACTGTTCGACATTACGATCGTGTCACCGACTTCTGCCCTTGAGGTTTTGACTTCAGCGATCGACTTATTTACAAATGGTCTAGTTCAGAGTCCCAGCGAAAACGAGCATATTGGCTATCTAAGAGCGAGTAAAGTCACAGTCACAACTAATCCGCCCCAGCAAATTGCTCTGGATGGTGAGGTGTTCGGCACGACTCCTGCCACCTTTGAAATGATGCCGCAAAGTCTGACGGTTGTAATGGACTATCGCAAGTTTATGGCAGAGCAGCAAAAACTTGTGGATTTGCCTGGCGTTGAGATTGTGAGCAAGCAGGAGCATCCTGATCTCGTTTTGCACCATTTTATCCCTGTGAATCTGCTCGATGTGCTAGGTGAGCAATTGCTCGAAGTCAGTCAAGCAACTGTAACTTTATGGCACAAAGTAACAACTGCGATCGCTCACACAAGTCATGCACTAATAGAGTTTATTGCTCAAACGTTTTATCGACTGCTATGGGGTGTCGATCGTGTTCTCGAAGCAATGTTCAATTCCGTAGAAAAATTGCTTACCGGACAGTCTACTAACCGCTCCAGCCCCTCTACTACTTACGGAATTCGCATCGCTCATAAAACGAGTGGACGAATTCGAGTCAAAGTTTCTCGATTGTCGAAGAATCCTGCGGTGTGCGATCGAATTCATCTGAACCTTCATCAACTCGTGGGAGTTCAATCGGTCACGATCAATCCGGTCGCGGACTCGATCGTAATTTACTTCGATCCAAAGTTACCGCTTGCTGACATAGAGCAGGACATTCTCACAGCGATCGCGGATTCGAGTGATTTAACGATCGTAGAGCCTATAACCAAAGAGCCTCAAGCCTCGAATCCAGTGGCTCAAATCATTGATCAAGCCTCTCAGCAAATCAAGCACCTGAGCGATCAGGCAATGAATCAGATCAATCAAGTTCTAGAAAAGCCGGTTCCTCTGGCAGCGGATTCTGCGGCAGGAGTAGCAGGAGCCGCAGCGGGATTCGCGATCGGCGAGGTCGTCGGGGGATCGATCGGGGCATTTTTTGGTCCGGGCGGCGTGATTGCAGGAGCAGAAGCAGGAGCGTGGCTCGGTCAAGTGGTGGGCGGACAAGGAACGAGACAGATTTCCCATCAATTGCTTAAGCCTGATGAATCGGAGCCGGGTGAAGAACCAGCTTAG
- a CDS encoding polysaccharide deacetylase (similar to AA sequence:cyanobase_aa:LBDG_26020): MKLSPWNRLLSFSKRVAPRSKWKRLTLGLLSFAATVSIAACSGLDTTQMTTLTPPLLNVAEKPPTLQSSLNVAIAPVCSQGTQIGYQASTSVPTDFKPVTFNAESKRFAEAWKTEFAEVPSPEINPRARLAKVPIMMYHDIIAQKEVFFDVTPEELEAHFQLIQKNGLTPISLDQLVEHLKTGIPLPPKPIVLTFDDGYLGHYKYVYPLMKKYRYPAAFSIYPAKIDKPRGRPGMNWAQVKEMAADPLVTIASHSVNHPADLREIKDDAKLAFEMTESKRSLETNLGIPIKYFVYPEGKNDERVQQAAIAAGYQAAWTMSDEANLFAAESENLFNISRIGQSQIEKVLEVASGGPPIAFMQDGKNFSAPVELIKTTIGKVPLIMAAGGKPTTIHAKTRYQVGEIMEGTPAIAAVDGGFFSLEMLDSNKMIGPVMSGYSGTFAAAPQGTLAKLEGRPLVLISDRTIKFVPFDPLKHNTREGILSEMSDAKDAFVAGAWLVKEGQPQSAETFRGLFGFDAERDRAFWGIDQADRPLVGVSGDYVNSVALGEALSKAGLKEAVMLDSGASASLVYKGESMMSYTPRPVPHVVALMPPVQTDSTTCQTAVKP; this comes from the coding sequence TCGCTGAGAAGCCTCCGACGCTGCAATCGAGCTTGAATGTTGCGATCGCGCCTGTGTGCTCCCAAGGCACTCAAATCGGGTATCAAGCTTCGACTTCGGTTCCAACTGATTTCAAGCCTGTGACGTTTAATGCTGAATCGAAACGGTTCGCGGAGGCTTGGAAAACGGAATTTGCTGAAGTGCCCTCTCCCGAAATCAATCCCCGTGCTCGATTGGCGAAAGTTCCAATCATGATGTATCACGACATCATTGCTCAGAAAGAAGTTTTTTTTGATGTCACGCCTGAAGAATTAGAGGCTCATTTTCAACTGATTCAAAAAAACGGACTGACTCCGATCAGTTTGGATCAGTTGGTTGAACATCTCAAAACCGGAATTCCACTGCCTCCGAAACCGATCGTACTCACATTCGATGATGGTTACTTAGGACATTACAAATATGTCTATCCGTTGATGAAAAAGTATCGCTATCCAGCGGCATTCTCGATTTATCCTGCCAAGATTGATAAACCGAGAGGTCGTCCGGGGATGAATTGGGCACAAGTGAAAGAAATGGCGGCTGATCCGTTAGTGACGATCGCTTCTCATAGCGTGAACCATCCCGCCGATCTGCGCGAGATCAAAGACGATGCCAAGTTAGCGTTCGAGATGACCGAATCTAAGCGATCGCTAGAAACCAATCTCGGCATTCCGATCAAGTATTTTGTCTATCCTGAAGGCAAAAATGATGAACGAGTTCAACAAGCCGCGATCGCAGCAGGCTATCAAGCCGCTTGGACAATGAGCGATGAAGCGAATCTATTTGCCGCAGAATCTGAGAATCTGTTCAACATTTCGCGGATTGGACAATCTCAAATTGAGAAGGTGCTAGAAGTTGCCAGTGGTGGACCTCCGATCGCATTTATGCAAGACGGTAAGAACTTTAGTGCGCCTGTGGAATTGATCAAAACCACGATCGGGAAAGTGCCGTTGATTATGGCAGCAGGCGGAAAGCCGACGACGATTCATGCCAAAACTCGATACCAAGTGGGCGAAATCATGGAAGGTACGCCTGCGATCGCAGCCGTCGATGGGGGCTTCTTTTCGCTGGAAATGCTCGACTCGAACAAGATGATTGGTCCCGTAATGAGTGGTTATTCGGGAACGTTTGCAGCGGCTCCTCAAGGAACATTGGCAAAACTCGAAGGGCGACCTTTGGTATTAATTAGCGATCGCACAATTAAGTTCGTTCCATTCGATCCGCTCAAACACAATACTCGCGAAGGAATTCTTTCAGAAATGAGCGATGCCAAGGATGCTTTTGTTGCAGGAGCATGGCTTGTGAAAGAGGGGCAACCCCAATCCGCAGAGACATTTCGAGGATTGTTTGGATTTGATGCAGAACGCGATCGAGCGTTTTGGGGAATTGATCAAGCCGATCGTCCTTTAGTCGGGGTATCGGGTGACTATGTGAACTCAGTCGCACTAGGGGAAGCGCTATCCAAAGCAGGATTGAAAGAAGCGGTGATGCTCGATTCTGGTGCGAGTGCATCTCTGGTGTACAAAGGCGAATCGATGATGAGCTACACGCCGCGTCCGGTTCCGCATGTTGTGGCTTTGATGCCGCCTGTTCAGACTGATTCAACCACTTGTCAAACGGCTGTGAAACCTTAG